A genomic window from Cotesia glomerata isolate CgM1 linkage group LG7, MPM_Cglom_v2.3, whole genome shotgun sequence includes:
- the LOC123268497 gene encoding uncharacterized protein LOC123268497, with the protein MNSLLKSVKSIANKKHFLVKESLRKQLNATVMEIQGVEGISEGTVGNCEETMALCSVLEAIFLHGLKDSLLNRVTEVLSGPDFDAMPQPSFWGPLLVFSHREMIDQIQNFQQITTEVGYCRAWIRLALNEGLLSSYLSSIQQEDSALKPYYDKSAFIRDADHVEVTRRLIESLESITFELACNTSLLNFWSSTPLLMAAIWLPPMKSCPVFSAVDIAKTINSDPIDSSYNSDVETASSIGSMGSFSSQSILNNINSVNEDDALRIILANGGRSIKIDDKTTGYRDIGESSRSQPIKDAPKIDKETDSIKQETELTSTDVATAEVKSIENEAAGVEEDKEVTKNEVVGNSLIGKLGWSTSLEEGESSMTSSMISRNSLAEPRTPGDGATYDALIKSYHTAGYATSPDLCEFLDKYTPGATQTKEDPQPEKVKVGDDLEEQIGRLPNEKGLDVQNYSCFDCGHAIGLTFLKAYVCGFSGNYFCTNCMATEEFLIPSRIIHNWDLKHYRVSVKAATYLTDCATLLNLKLLNPKIYAAVDSMAQLRTLRIQLNLLRAYLFTCREPIIESLQKKVAPRDYLYEHVHQYSVSDLLDVPSGALAQQLQKIVEFARNHVLNCWLCSQKGFICEVCNNPKVIYPFDMASTYRCGECNAVFHADCLNSKNPCPKCERKRKRMDRPPIDAQEPST; encoded by the exons atgaattcacTGTTGAAATCTGTGAAATCTATCGCCAACAAAAAGCATTTCCTTGTGAAAGAGTCACTGAGGAAACAATTGAACGCAACGGTAATGGAGATTCAAGGTGTCGAGGGAATATCAGAAGGTACTGTCGGGAACTGCGAGGAAACAATGGCACTTTGTTCAGTACTAGAAGCAATATTCCTTCACGGCCTGAAGGACAGCCTTTTAAATCGAGTTACAGAGGTACTCAGTGGTCCAGACTTTGACGCGATGCCACAGCCGAGTTTCTGGGGTCCACTGCTTGTCTTTTCGCATCGTGAAATGATCGATCAGATACaaaatttccaacaaataACCACCGAAGTTGGTTATTGTCGTGCGTGGATACGACTTGCCCTTAATGAGGGGCTTCTCTCAAGCTATCTTTCATCGATACAGCAAGAAGATTCAGCATTGAAACCTTATTACGATAAGTCTGCGTTCATTCGCGATGCGGATCACGTAGAGGTTACTAGAAGATTGATTGAGAGTCTGGAGAGTATTACTTTCGAACTGGCCTGTAATactagtttattaaatttctggtCAAGCACACCACTTCTTATGGCAGCCATCTGGTTGCCGCCCATGAAATCATGTCCAGTCTTCAGCGCAGTAGACATTGCCAAGACTATCAACAGTGATCCGATAGACTCGTCTTACAATAGTGATGTTGAAACAGCTAGCTCGATTGGCAGTATGGGCTCTTTTTCATCCCAAtctattttgaataatatcaaCTCTGTCAATGAAGACGATGCTTTGAGAATAATCTTAGCTAATGGTGGAAGATCCATCAAAATTGACGATAAAACTACTGGTTATAGAGACATCGGAGAGTCTAGCAGATCACAGCCAATTAAAGATGCTCCGAAAATCGATAAAGAAACTGATTCAATAAAACAAGAAACTGAACTTACGTCAACTGATGTAGCGACAGCTGAAgttaaaagtattgaaaatgaGGCGGCAGGTGTAGAAGAAGACAAAGAAGtaacaaaaaatgaagttGTTGGTAATTCTTTAATTGGAAAACTCGGTTGGTCTACTTCATTAGAAGAAGGCGAATCTTCTATGACTTCTTCAATGATATCACGAAATTCTCTGGCAGAACCACGTACTCCTGGAGATGGTGCGACTTATGACgctttaattaaaagttatcaTACCGCTGGGTATGCTACTTCTCCAGACCTTTGTGAATTTCTTGATAAATACACGCCAGGAGCTACTCAAACTAAAGAAGACCCCCAACCTGAAAAAGTtaaa GTTGGAGATGACTTGGAAGAACAAATAGGCCGGTTACCTAATGAAAAAGGTCTAGATGTTCAAAACTACAGTTGTTTCGATTGTGGGCATGCTATAGGATTGACTTTTTTGAAAGCTTATGTTTGTGGATTTtctggaaattatttttgtacaaATTGCATGGCAacagaagaatttttaattccttCACGGATAATTCACAATTGGGATTTAAAACACTATCGAGTTAGTGTAAAAGCGGCTACGTATCTTACAGATTGTGCTACTCTACTGAATCTTAAACTTCTTAATCCTAAAATTTACGCAGCGGTGGATAGCATGGCACAGTTGCGTACTTTGAGAATACAATTGAATCTTCTGCGGGCGTATTTGTTTACTTGTCGTGAACCAATCATTGAGTCACTGCAAAAAAAAGTTGCGCCACGAGATTACTTGTACGAGCATGTACATCAATACTCGGTATCAGATCTTCTGGATGTACCTTCAGGAGCTTTAGCCCAGCAACTCCAGAAAATTGTCGAGTTTGCGAGGAATCATGTTTTAAATTGTTGGCTTTGTAGCCAAAAGGGTTTCATATGTGAagtttgcaataatccaaaaGTTATTTATCCTTTTGATATGGCGTCGACGTACAGA tgtGGAGAATGCAATGCTGTATTTCATGCTGATTGTCTGAATTCGAAAAATCCGTGCCCCAAGTGTGAGCGCAAACGTAAGAGGATGGATCGACCACCAATTGATGCTCAAGAACCATCAAcgtga
- the LOC123268492 gene encoding serine/threonine-protein kinase PLK1-like, whose amino-acid sequence MNIPYEMSKESLMVIKDNNNLNSKVWITSDGKTCSTCAPCTSTIRPCTSRTASSLPASLRDLPINRDARRSRSEPGSLSYSKTVTNPMGISTGIVTTVSSSTTQGRSSTAPAAATVRISSLDGLDSLGVRSDTTSRSTNNGPRTNDNATGSSSAFASPANQLVPVNNKSWDNNSAENESDYVVDPVQGNAYHKGQFLGKGGFARVYLMTDIANGKKYACKIIPKNRMQKIHIQKIAREIMIHKDLNHINVVQMHHYFEDSLNVYMLLEACPRKSLMHVLKYRGKVTEPEARYYMKQMVTGVAYIHSQKVVHRDLKPGNMFLSDGMIVKIGDFGMATRPDGQRRRVTVCGTPNYIAPEVLYKQAHSYEADVWALGCILYALLAGQPPFDTATLKETYSRICNNSYKKLDDSIVSSSGQDLIRWLLQPLPELRPSLERVKEHPYLTMEYVPAKLAHSCCYRMPTIHSSLIDTNGKSSLLAPCSTLPSGSSLSSASSRSSTFQRNPMGAVPLPVLANVPHIENKSKSIAAIATVKPIALQTHKETQKKSKVSHWLVRKFPKLTKLRHRIGSFLYPDRKKSSESAMMHRALEHCLAEIRYNRTTCNPLPVDGAIPLFITKWIDYSNKYGLCFQLSDRSVGVLFNDSTKMSYTRDRRRVEYTTPDDEVTRYARERDIPTFMHEKLELLRHFTEYMDDHLTNGGEIGDSTTKVSRRNSSNVPRMRRWLRTDKAIVMELTVPLLQVNFLVDHTKIVVSEGARARDYLVTYIDADRHAVSYWLRDLRDCGCTSELYERLNYVCKASREFVHLEHNAAYSEISSNRGINSRA is encoded by the exons atgaatataCCGTACGAAATGAGCAAAGAAAGTTTAATGGttattaaagataataataacttaaacTCAAAAGTTTGGATTACCAGTGATGGTAAAACCTGTTCAACATGTGCGCCGTGTACATCAACGATTCGACCGTGTACCAGTCGAACCGCATCATCACTTCCTGCATCGCTGAGAGACTTGCCCATTAATCGGGATGCAAGACGTTCTCGCTCCGAACCAGGGAGCCTGTCTTACTCTAAGACAGTTACTAATCCAATGGGCATTTCAACAGGGATAGTAACGACCGTGTCCTCATCAACGACACAAGGAAGATCATCAACAGCACCAGCCGCTGCGACAGTACGAATTTCAAGTCTTGACGGACTTGATTCCTTGGGCGTTCGCTCAGATACGACAAGTCGATCAACTAACAATGGACCGAGGACCAATGACAATGCTACTGGCTCTTCTTCAGCATTTGCATCTCCAGCAAATCAACTAGTACCGGTGAATAATAAATCGTGGGACAATAATTCTGCTGAGAATGAGTCTGATTACGTTGTGGACCCAGTACAGGGCAATGCATATCACAAGGGACAATTTCTTGGAAAG gGCGGTTTCGCACGAGTTTACTTGATGACTGATATAGCCAATGGGAAAAAATATGCCTGTAAAATAATTCCGAAGAACCGTATGCAGAAAATTCATATCCAAAAA ATTGCACGTGAAATAATGATACACAAAGACTTGAATCACATAAATGTTGTACAAATGCATCATTACTTCGAGGATAGTTTAAATGTCTACATGCTTTTAGAAGCGTGTCCAAGAAAG AGTTTAATGCACGTGCTTAAATACCGAGGTAAAGTTACTGAACCAGAAGCACGTTATTATATGAAACAAATGGTTACTGGTGTAGCCTACATCCACTCTCAGAAAGTTGTTCATCGTGATCTCAAACCAGGAAATATGTTTTTATCCGATGGGATGATTGTTAAGATCGGAGACTTTGGTATGGCAACGCGACCTGATGGTCAAAGAAGGCGTGT AACGGTATGCGGAACACCGAATTATATTGCTCCGGAAGTTCTGTACAAGCAAGCTCACAGTTACGAAGCAGATGTGTGGGCTCTAGGATGTATTTTGTACGCATTATTGGCGGGTCAACCGCCATTCGATACCGCCACCCTAAAGGAAACCTACTCGAGAATATGTAACAATAGCTACAAGAAACTTGATGACTCCATCGTGAGCTCAAGCGGCCAGGATTTAATTCGCTGGCTTCTTCAACCACTACCGGAACTTCGACCGTCATTGGAACGAGTCAAAGAGCATCCGTATCTCACAATGGAATATGTACCCGCAAAATTAGCTCATTCATGCTGCTACAGAATGCCGACAATTCACAGCTCGTTAATCGATACCAATGGAAAGTCATCATTACTCGCACCCTGTTCAACTTTACCCTCCGGGTCTTCACTGTCTTCCGCCTCATCTAGATCATCAACCTTTCAACGCAATCCCATGGGCGCCGTACCACTACCAGTCCTCGCAAATGTTCCACacattgaaaataaatccAAGAGTATTGCTGCTATCGCCACTGTCAAGCCAATTGCCCTTCAGACCCACAAAGAAacccaaaaaaaatcaaaagtcaGCCACTGGCTCGTTCGGAAATTCCCAAAACTTACCAAGTTACGTCATAGAATCGGTAGCTTTCTGTATCCAGACCGTAAAAAGTCTTCAGAGAGTGCAATGATGCATCGCGCATTGGAACATTGTCTTGCTGAGATACGGTACAATAGAACAACGTGCAATCCACTACCGGTTGATGGAGCTATTCCCCTATTTATTACAAAGTGGATTGATTACTCTAATAAATATGGATTATGCTTTCAATTGTCTGACCGCTCAGTAGGTGTTTTATTCAATGATAGTACCAAGATGAGTTACACTCGTGACAGAAG ACGAGTTGAATACACGACACCGGATGATGAAGTAACACGTTACGCTCGTGAACGCGATATACCTACATTCATGCACGAGAAGCTTGAACTTCTTCGGCATTTCACTGAATACATGGACGATCACCTTACTAATG GTGGTGAAATAGGAGACAGTACCACGAAAGTATCGCGAAGAAACTCTAGCAACGTTCCAAGGATGCGTCGTTGGCTACGTACAGATAAGGCTATCGTTATGGAGCTAACGGTTCCGCTGctgcaagttaattttttagttgatCATACCAAGATCGTCGTATCAGAAGGTGCACGAGCTAGAGACTATCTTGTAACGTATATTGACGCTGACAGACACGCGGTCTCTTATTGGTTACGTGATTTACGTGATTGTGGTTGTACGAGTGAGCTTTATGAACGTTTAAATTATGTTTGCAAAGCGTCACGTGAATTTGTTCATTTAGAACATAATGCTGCGTATTCTGAGATTTCAAGTAATCGCGGTATTAATTCACGCGCTTGA